The Corynebacterium suranareeae genome window below encodes:
- a CDS encoding DeoR/GlpR family DNA-binding transcription regulator, translating to MAQVIPASSQEKRRERIVSFVTRHGSARVEALAELFDVSAMTIHRDLEALAGDSLVERIRGGARSVSPSMSELAVGQRRHLHRTVKDALCMAAARLIPEGAVVAIDDSTTLESLVAQLPERAPSALITHSLKTMADHRTRAGMSDIRLIACAGLYFAETDSFLGKATSAQLNELSADFSFVSTTAIRATGEVPALFHPDMEAADTKRALIGIGSVRVLVVDSSKFGSAGVFKVAPIDEFDHIIIDSQCTPEQRELLRNSRAHIHVVDQKGFEISQAPTEEDF from the coding sequence ATGGCCCAAGTTATCCCCGCCAGCTCACAGGAAAAGCGTCGTGAGCGGATCGTGTCTTTTGTTACCCGTCATGGCTCAGCTCGCGTTGAGGCGTTGGCGGAACTTTTTGATGTCAGCGCGATGACCATCCACCGTGATTTGGAGGCGCTAGCTGGGGACAGTTTGGTGGAGCGTATCCGTGGCGGTGCACGGTCTGTTTCGCCGTCTATGAGCGAGTTGGCGGTGGGGCAGCGTAGACACCTGCATCGCACGGTTAAAGATGCGTTGTGTATGGCAGCAGCGCGTTTAATTCCAGAAGGCGCCGTGGTCGCGATTGATGATTCCACAACGTTGGAATCTCTCGTAGCTCAATTGCCAGAGCGTGCGCCTTCGGCATTGATTACGCATTCTTTGAAGACAATGGCGGATCATCGCACCCGCGCCGGGATGAGTGATATTCGTTTGATCGCGTGCGCGGGGCTGTATTTTGCAGAGACTGATTCTTTTTTGGGTAAGGCAACATCGGCGCAGTTGAATGAGTTGTCGGCGGATTTTTCTTTTGTGTCGACAACCGCGATTCGCGCAACGGGTGAGGTGCCTGCGCTTTTTCATCCGGATATGGAAGCCGCCGATACAAAACGTGCGCTGATCGGGATCGGAAGTGTGCGTGTGCTGGTGGTAGATTCCAGTAAATTTGGATCGGCTGGCGTATTTAAGGTTGCGCCGATCGATGAGTTTGACCACATCATCATTGATTCGCAGTGCACCCCTGAGCAGCGGGAACTTCTGCGTAATTCACGCGCGCATATTCATGTGGTAGACCAAAAGGGTTTTGAAATTTCGCAGGCCCCTACGGAAGAGGATTTTTAA